Below is a window of Niabella agricola DNA.
AATGTTTCATCTACGGTGTTTACCGTAACTATGGTGGTTGGTAATTGTTTTAATGCATCCAGTGTATAGCTCAACATTTTGATCGCATGTACAGACGAAGGGGCACCATCGTATAATAATATCAGTTTATTGATAGGATTAAATGTATGCGGTACCAGAACAACCGGGCAATGTACACCACTTAAAAGATCCCGGATAAACAAACTTGGCGTTTTTTCGGTATAGGATGTAAAGGTTTCGGTACTGTCGATTAATAACAGGTCGGCAAAAGTGCTTTCGTGTAAAAGTTCTTGTATTGCAACGCATTTATCCCGGTGAATCGAATGGTTTATCGCGGCGTCCCGGCAGGCATTTTCAAAATCTGCTAGTGACTGGTTCCGCGTCTTTTCGTCTTTTTGGTCGTGTTTTTTTCGTTTGGCTTCAAAATCTCCTCCCTGTTTCAACAGCTCCGTCACTTTGTAACTGTGATGCATAAAGTCGTCGAGGAAAATACCGGTTAAATGTGCATTGTTCTGCTTCGCGAGTTGGATGGCGTAGTCTCTTGCGCTTTCTGAATATTTAAGACCATCAAATGCCACAATATATTTTTTCATAAAAGAAAATTTTCTTTTGGCTGCGTGACGAACGCCGGCCTCGTATTTTATGCAAAGCTATAAATGCTTCTATAGCTTAGCAATGAGCATCATTAATGCCCCGGCTGATTGTGGTCATATTGACAAGGCACAGGCATCCGAGTGATCTGCGTCATTTAAAATATCTATTGGCTGTTTTAATTTGTAATCAAATTTGAAGGACTTTATGACAAGGTGGGGCGTATTCGCTTTTGGGGTTTTTGATTTAGTGAGTAATCATGTCAGGCCCGGGATTAATAAATAATAAGATTTGGAACGTTTTTGGCTTCAGGATGTAAGGGTGCTTTTAACGCAGTTGGGTAGCAGTTGGGAAGGCCTGAGTGCGCGTTCGGTAAGCACGCTTCAGAAGCAGCAAAAGGCCAGGGAGAAAATTGGTGACCGGAAACCATGGGTAAGCAACTTGCTGTTACTGGCGGCTCAGTACAAGAGCCCCTTGGTAATGCTCTTGATTTTTGCTGTTTTTCTATCCATTTCTTTACAGGAATATTCTGAAGGCGTCATTATCGCCATTGTATTATTACTTACAGGGGGCTTGAGTTTTTTCCAGGAACGGACTGCTGGAAAGGCGATTGAGCATTTAAAACAGTTAACGCGTATTAAGGCTTGTGTAAAAAGAGACGGCATTATCCGGGATGTTTATTTTGAAGAAATAGTGCCGGGCGATATTGTATTGTTGAATGCAGGAGACATTATTCCGGGTGATGCCTGTATTTTGGAATCGAATGACCTGCATCTAAACGAAGCGGCGCTTACCGGGGAGTCTTTCCCTGTAGCGAAATTTGCTGGTAACTGTTCGGTCACAGGGCCGCTGTCGAAAATTTCCAATGCTGTTTTTAAAGGCACAAATGTTACCAATGGATCGGCAACGGTTCTTGTTGTAAATACCGGCAGGAATACAGTTCTGGGAAAAATAGGTCGTTCGCTGCAGCAGGCAGAAGGGCCCACTTCCTTTGAAAAAGGGATCTACAAATTCGGCTATTTGCTGATGTACCTGACTTTTGTTATTTCCGGGATTATACTTATTGTAAATGTATTGCAAGGCAAGCCGATCTTTGATTCCGTTTTGTTTGCCCTCGCTTTGGCGGTAGGGCTGACGCCGGAGTTGCTTCCTGCAATTATGACCATTACCCTGTCTGCAGGGGCCAAACGCATGGCCCGTAAGAAAGTGATTGTTCGGAAGCTAACGGCACTACAAAATTTGGGTGAAATGGATTTGCTCTGTTGTGATAAAACAGGAACCATTACCACCGGCATCATGGCTCTTAATAATGCCGTAGACATCGAGGGGGCGCAGAGCGCAAAGGTTTTGTTGTATGTATATCTGAACGCGTTCTTCCAGTCGGGCTTTTCCAATCCGATAGACGAAGCGATTATGAAAGTCACCGGCTGCGATGTAGCGGACTATCGGAAGATTGGCGAAGTACCCTACGATTTCCATCGCAAGCGGCTGAGTATCCTGGTCGGAAATGAGCATCAATGTATCATGATCACAAAGGGCGCCGTCCACAATATTGTTGGCGTTTGCAGTATGATTGAGACGAGAACCGGAAAGATTGCGCTTGACCATGCCACGGCCCGCCAAATTGAAAACGCTTTTGAAACCTTCAGTTCCCAGGGATACCGTACCCTGGGCGTCTGTTATAAAAACCTTGCTGCAGATTCCAGGCTTTCAAAAGATGACGAGGCTGACATGGTTTTTTTGGGATTAATAACGCTGTCTGATGTTCCTAAAAATGGTATTGCGGAATCGATTAGCCGGTTGAAAGCGATCGGAATCGGCCTGAAAATCATCACCGGCGATAACCGGTTTGTTGCAGGTCATTTAGCCACACAGATCGGGGTGAACACCGAATCCCTGATTTGCGGAGGAGATATGGAACAGCTGTCTGATGACGCACTTCGTGAAGCGGTGAACCGGACGCATGTATTTGCAGAAGTCTTGCCAGAGCAAAAAGAAAAGATTGTAAAATTGCTGCGCCAAACCGGGCATGCTGTAGGATATTTAGGAGATGGTATTAACGATGCCAACGCTTTAAAAACCGCCGATGTGGGGATTTCCATCGACAACGCGGTGGATGTAGCAAAGGAGGCTGCGGATATAGTATTGCTGGATCGGGATATTGATGTGATCCGGCAGGGAGTGGAGGAGGGCAGAAGAACGTTTGGTAATACCATGAAGTACATTTATATTACTATTAGCGCAAACTTCGGTAATATGCTCAGCATGGCGGTGGCTTCGCTGGTGCTTCCTTTTTTACCAATATTACCAGTACAAATTTTACTGAACAACTTTTTGAGCGACTTGCCGGCCATTGCCCTGGCCTCAGACAATGTAGACAAAGAGACGCTGCTCAAACCCGCAAAATGGAACCTGAAATTTATCAGCCGTTTTATGTTTGTTTTTGGACTACAGAGTTCAATATTTGACTTTATTACTTTTGGAGTGCTGTATTGGTATTTTTATACGGCTCCCGCGCTATTAAGAACGGGCTGGTTTATAGAAAGCCTTTTGTCTGAAATCGCTATTTTGTTCGTATTGAGAACCCGGCTTTTTTTCTTTAAAAGTAAACCATCCAAAGCCTTACTTGCATCAAGTGCATTTACGCTTTTGTTGTTTTTATTCATCCTTTGTACGCCGGTGTCCCGGAAGTTTGCATTCTATTCCTTACCCGCAACGATCCTGGGGATTATCATCCTGATTGTAATTGCCTATATGACCGCCGCTGAAATGACTAAAAAATGGATGATGAATAAAATCCGGTAGCTGGGTTTTTTATCCCCTCCTTATACTTTTTTGAATTTGGTGTTAAATATGCTGATTAGCGTCAAAGTTTTGATCAACCACAATCATCGGAAGCAGGATTCCTATGTTCTAAATTTAGGGTTAAAGAATCATGCAATGAACACGGAAATCCAGGTGGAATTTTTAAAAGATAAAATCAGAGAATTGGGTACGGCGTTGTTTTACGACCAGAGCGACCAGGTGCTCCTGTGCCCGACCTCCTTCATAAAAACATTTGATTTTGACCTGTGCGGTAATATCTGTTTTTTTGTAGAAAGGCCCTATGTCGATATTAATGGTATGCATACGCAGTTTCCGGCGCAACTGCATTTTCATAAGAAGGGCGTTGAGTGGAGTATTGATCTTAACGGTACTGCTTCTATTGACGGGGATACAAATGCATTACAAAGCAGGATTTTAGTCAGGTTTAAGATCTTACAGGCAAAGTGCTTTTATGTTCGTGGGCAATATTCCTCGGCTGTTTCCAACTTAAAACGGCACATCGGCTATTTTATAAAAAAACTTTACCAGGATACGCCCGGCTGTTTCGAGATGGCCTTCGAGTAATGGTGCGTTTTGATTCAATGATTTTGAATCCGCATGAATACCGCCAGGTCTTGCAGGGCCTAATAAATATTAGTGCTGTTGTTGACGGCGATCATTGTAATCCGGTTGCTGTAGCGCTCAACTTTACCTGAACGGGTTTTGTGTTCGGAAAAATGGGGGGCTTATTGGTGGGTATATGTAGTTGTTGGGTAATTAAATCTTTAATGTATTAAGTTTAAACGATGTTCCAGGAATTAAGCAACGATCAAATTGAAAGCGTATTACAGCGGAGGATTTTCGGTCATCTCGGTTGTCATGCGGATGGACTGACATATATTGTGCCTATTTGTTATGCCTACCATCAGGGTTGTATTTTCGGCCGGACGGCTGAAGGGTTAAAGCTGAAAATGATGCGTGAAAACCCGGATGTGTGTTTCCAGGTTGAGCATGTTGAGACCATGGCGAAATGGGAGAGCGTGATTTGCTGGGGCAAGTTTAAAGAGCTAAGTAAAGCAGAGGACCGGCTGAACGCCATTCGTGTGTTGCAGGGGCGGGTTGCCGCCAAAGTGGAAAGCGACGACTTGCTACAGTCTTCTTACTGGCCGTTTGCTATTTCCGATTCGGATAACGATGGAGTGCTCTTTTGTGTGGAATTGAAACAAATGACCGGCCGTAGTTCCATTTGTAGAAATGAAGCGAATAGATGGAGAGGGCGATTGCCGGATACCCGTGAAAACTATTTCGAGTCGTTGTGATGGAGCCGTATTTACCCCTGGCAGGTATGCAGTTCCCGTTACATGCCGTTCAATAAATTTTGCCTGCCGCGCGCTACATTAGAATGATCTGAGATTATACCTGCACAGATTTGACCCAACAGCAGCCCGTTGAAAACTGAACCGGAGAGGGCTTTTGTGATAAAGAATCAAACCGCCGGGAACCACAACTTTTATCACCAATCAATATGACGAAGTTCATTGTATGACGAGGGGTTCTGGTGATAGATTTGAGTATTATTTCACTTAAATGAACGGATATCATGCAAGCATATTCAAATATAGACAGAGAAAGACTAATGGCATTTATAACGAGCACATTCATTATCCTTTCCATGTTATTTTTTGGTCGCCACGTAATCAGGGATGCTTTTGTTCAACTATTTTGGAAGTTATACGACCTGGTTGTTAAGGAATAAGCAACCAAGATGCTGATGCAACAAAATCAACTGTATTCTGTTAAAAGCAGCGCTGCTTTCCTTGGATATAAATTGAAGGTAATGCCGGTAAATACGAAATTAAAACCCGGAGCCTGCAGACAAAATGTCTTTCTGGGGTGTTTCATCTTTGTTTTTCTGTTGTCGGGTGGTTTGGGTCATAAAACGGATCCCATAGCTGCCGGAACCCGGGTTGACAAAGCATATACGGCCGGTTATAAATTTGCCACAAATGTTACCGGGAGTGTTTCCTCCAAAACCCGTTTTCGCCAACCCCCTGTGTTATGTTATCATCAGGTGAGGAATTGGGTGGCCTCGGATGCAAAGGCCGACCGGTCCTATATCGTGCCGGTAAAAACTTTTCATGAGCAAATGAGCATACTAAATGACTCCGGGTACAGGGCTGTTTTACCCGATCAATGGATTGCTTACCGGCAGCGTAATGAGCCGCTACCGCAAAAAACCTTTATTCTTACATTTGACGATGGAACCCGGAGCCAGTTTGATCATGCGCTTCCCGAACTGGACCGCCTCGGTTATAAAGCCGTTTTTTTTATTATGACAGTCGCCATGGATAAAAACCGCTATATGACCCGCAAGCAAATACGCCGTCTGGCAGAGGAAGGGCATGTGATCGGTTGTCATACCTGGGATCATCATGATGTTCGGTTTTACAAAGAAGCAGATTGGCAGGTTCAGTTGGTGCAGCCGGCCCGTTTGCTTGAAGCGGTAACTGGCAGGCCGGTTCGGTACTTCGCCTATCCATTTGGGAGCTGGAACGCGGCCGCTGTTAAACAGCTTATAAACAATAATTATAAAATGGGCTTTCAGCTTTACGGACCGTTGGATCGGGAAACCCCCGAGTTTACAGTTCGGCGTATCCTGGTGGATGGGGGCTGGAGCGCAAACCGGTTGATGAAGGCGATGGCGCAGTTTAAGGCCCAAAATCCATAGATATGCGATTACCCGCCACGATAAACGCAATGGTATTGTATCAGCAGGGAAAGCCCCTGCAATACACCACACTGCCCATGCCGCAACCTCAGGAAGGGCAAGTGCTGGTAAAGGTGTTGGCCTGCGGTGTATGCCGCACCGATCTGCATATCACGGACGGAGCGTTGCCGGATCCCAAGCTGCCGCTTGTGCCCGGTCATGAAATTGTTGGATATGTAGTGCGCGCCGGGCGTGAGGTGCAGCAACTGAAAGAGGGCGACTGGGTTGGAATTCCCTGGTTGGGGCACACCTGCGGAGCATGCAGCTATTGTTGCAGCGGCCGGGAGAATCTTTGCGATCGGGCAATTTACACAGGATATAATATAGACGGTGGGTATGCTACCTACACTGTAGCCTGGGAGCAGTTTTGTTTTCCATTGGTAGAAAGCTTTCATAATGCGGCGGCGGCACCTTTGTTATGTGCAGGACTGATTGGTTACCGGTCTTACCGGAAAGTGCCGGATACCGCTCGTCGGATCGGATTTTACGGTTTTGGAGCAGCCGCCCACTTGTTGTTGCAGCTGGCGCGCTTTGAGGGTAAAGAAGTGTATGCTTTCACCCGTGCCGGTGATACGGGCGGCCAGCAGTTCGCCCGCGATTGCGGTGCCACATGGGTTGGGGATTCTTTGCAGGACCCGCCCGTGCCTTTAGACGCAGCAATTATCTTTGCCCCTCAGGGTGCGCTGGTTCCAAAGGCCCTGGCCGCTATCGATAAATCGGGGGTTGTGGTATGCGCAGGCATTCATATGTCTGATATACCATCGTTTCCGTACCATCTTTTATGGCAGGAGCGTGCGATTTGTTCTGTAGCCAATTTGAAACGTAATGATGGGCGGGAATTTCTGGCATTGGCATCCAAGGTTCCGGTAAAGGCTTCCGTTCGGTTTTTTGAGCTTCGGCAGGCGAATGATGCGCTTGATGCGCTCCGTAATGGTAGTTTGCAAGGTGCTGCCGTGTTGGTGATGCCGCAGGGTGGCCAGGCTGGTTGGTAGCTGCACCCGGGCGCCGGCAATTTTTAAGGAGCCCTATTGATATTGTATATAAATCGGAGCCGGGTATAAAGCAAGCACTTCCGCGGGCTGCATGATTTGATGATACCCTTTGGTAAGATCATTCCGGTAAAAAAGTTTAAAACCGGTAAACTGAACCGGTTCTTTTGTGATAACACCCTGGTAGCTGTCGATCTTTTTTGCCGGAAACCCAAACCCATCCATATTCATTACAATTTGTACCTCCGGCCGGGTAATAATATTTCTGTAGTTGGTGACCATTTGGGAGGTAAAGCGGTGAACAACGAGTATTTTTGGACCACAATGGATTTTTCTAACTAAACCAGCCAGGTAGGTGGCCGCATGATTAATATCAACGGCATCAAAACTTCCAATGACGGAACAGGGTACCTGTCCTGTTTTCATCGAATATTCGGGATCTATGCCCAGGTGTACATCTGGTAATTGAAGGTAGGGCATCAACGGCGGAAGTTCGTCCTGTATGTTGCTTTGCCCGACCTGGACATCAAGAAACAAAAGGCCTTTCAATTGCCTGGCCAGGGCCAGGGCCTTATCGATTTCTGTGTGCGGCATGCGCAGCCGATACATTCCCGACGGCCCCGGTTGGCGTTGGGCGGTTACGGCAACGTAATGTATGGCCGGCAAAACCGGAATTCCGGGATCCGCCTGCTGCCATTTTTGAACCTCGTTTTTGAGCCTTTGAATCATTTGCTGTTCTGGCAATTCACCAAGAATGCCCATGCCTTTTGAATAAAAATTTCCATAATAGGCCACAATCCGGTGAAAAGGAAGAACCGCGCCCGCCAGGGGTAATGGAGCTTTTGCCGGCCAGTTATGGGTGGGTTTCTGGTGTGCCAGGTCCAGCAGCAGCGCGTTGTAGCGCGACGTGTCCAGTCTTTCAGGGATGGTATCCGGGGCGGTGCCTAATCTGGCAACGGATGTCTGTGTGGTAGCTGGCTGATCGGATCCTCGTGCATCAGGCCGGAATTTATGGTCATACAATAGCAGGAAACAAAGCAAAGCGATCGAAATAACGGCAACGGATTTCAGGGAGAAATGACGATTATTGGGCCGATTTATTGATTTCATCATCGTAGTATTTAAAGAGTAAAGTTGCAAAACCGGGTTTTGCAAATAAATGAGTGGGGTTACAAAAGGTTATGATCGTTGTCAAGCTGATAAAAGAGGAGCCTGGATAGATGTCTGTATGGCCAGCGAAGGCCTCCCGTCGGGTGACCGTAGGATCGGTATAGCAATGATTGTAATCTTTATATTGATGACGGATATTAGCGGTGTGCGCGCTGTCCGGCAGTACCTTTAAAAGATAAAGAAAACAGAATAACCCTAAAGAGTGTTTGTAAAAAACCGGATTTTATGAAGGAAAGCGGGAAATGGCTCACCATTTTATCAGAGCTTAAAATGGATAACGTACTGCTCAAGAACCGGCTTTCAAAAGCCATTAGCGGGAAGGTGCCTTCTGGTTTTGTTGAGCAGGCAGAACTGTTCCAACAGCAGTTTGTTGACAAGGACCAGGTGATTGACCTGCTGCGAAGGGATGTTATCCTGCTGCAGGAAGAAATATACAGGAAAGGGATGACAGAGGCAAATAGCATACAACATGCCGTTTTGGGAAAAGCGGCAAAGCAGTTGCAATTCGAATTTCAAAAAATGAAATCTTCATTTATTAAGGTTCTTAATGAGCATCATTTTAATTGAACATGGTTTCAAGCTTCGCGTAATTCAATATCCGGATCTTACGTCCCTCCAGGTTAATTAAGTTTTCCTCTTTCAGTTCGCTCAGCATACGAATTAACGATTCTTTGGCCACACCAGCTATCGCTGCCAGGTTTTCGCGCGACAAATCAATGTGAAAACTTTCGTCCTGGTCCTTATTGTATTTCCGGTTCAGCGTGACCAGGGTGTCCGCCACTTTTTTTCGTAAGGAATTGTAAGCAACAGCCAGCAATTGTTCTGCTTTTTCATCCACATTGCGGGCCAGTATACCCATGAATTTTTTCATTACCGCAGGATTACTTCCGAGTAATTCTTCAAATTCGGATCGGGGGATAATTGAAAGCTCAACATCTTCCATGGCTTCAGCCGTTTCATGATAGGTTCGCCCTTCCATTAGCGGCAGATATCCCAGGAAATCGCCTTCTGCATAGAGTCCCACAATGAGTTCTTTTCCGTCATCGTTGCGCTTGAATGTCTTTACTTTTCCTTTTTGAATATAGTAGATGCGGGAAGGATGGTTGCCTTCTGCGTAAATGATCTGCTTCTTTTTATACCGGTTAATATTCCGGTCCTTTCTGAGTTCTTCAAGATAATCTTTACCGTAAGTAACCGAGATGAGTTCATTGACGCCTTCCAGGTTGCCCTGGAATGGCCGTTTCAACAGTTCCACCTTTTTTAAACGTATTTCGATTGCATTCAGTAACTCGATGCTGTCAAAGGGCTTGGTAATATAATCGTCTGCTCCCGATTCCATTCCTTTCCGGATCTCATTTCTTTCGGATTTTGCAGTGAGAAATATAAACGGAACGCTTTGCAGCTGGGCATGTTTCTGTACCAGGTGCAGCACACCATAACCGTCCAGTACCGGCATCATAATGTCACAAAGGATCAGGTTGGGTAGTTCTTTGAGGGCTGCGTCGATACCTTCTTTGCCGTTTGGAGCAGTAAAAACTTCGTAGCCTGCAAGCTCCAGAATTTCGGTCATGTTTTCCCTGATTTCGGGATTGTCTTCGATAAGCAATATCTTTGTCATTATACAGATGTTCTTAATGTCCAAAAATTTCCCAAAGGTTAAGTGGGCGTGAGATTAATTTAAAATTGGCTGATCCAAATCCTGTCTTTATAAATAATCAAAATACGATGGTCCGTCCGACATTCAAGAGGGGATTTTAACCAGGAGAGCTCCGATGAGCACCTGGACAAAACCGATCGTATAACCGTTTTTCTGATATCCTTTGGTATAACAAATATACCAAAAATAAGCCGTTAGTTTATGTTTTTTTAATATTTGATGAGTGCGTTTGTTTGCCGTGATCCTCGTTTTATGCATCCTGTTGTGCCTGTAAATGAATAGCAAACAGCAGTTTTGCCGGTTATCCCTGGATTACCGGATTTCAATTTCATCAACCACATTGGTAACTCCCGGAGAGCACCATGCGGCATTCTCAATCAACGATCGTTCCTGCCAGGTTCCGACGGATCCTTTAAGGATTACTTTTCGGCCGGAAATATCGATATCTATTTTGTTGGATTTAATGTCGGCATTCCGGGTTAACGCCTTTTTGATCTGGT
It encodes the following:
- a CDS encoding universal stress protein, producing the protein MKKYIVAFDGLKYSESARDYAIQLAKQNNAHLTGIFLDDFMHHSYKVTELLKQGGDFEAKRKKHDQKDEKTRNQSLADFENACRDAAINHSIHRDKCVAIQELLHESTFADLLLIDSTETFTSYTEKTPSLFIRDLLSGVHCPVVLVPHTFNPINKLILLYDGAPSSVHAIKMLSYTLDALKQLPTTIVTVNTVDETFHLPDHKLLKEFLKRHFPKVQYTVLKGTPETEIPQYLEQAKNGAFIALGAYSRGAVSRWFRVSMADVLMKEMKYPLFVAHN
- a CDS encoding pyridoxamine 5'-phosphate oxidase family protein; this encodes MFQELSNDQIESVLQRRIFGHLGCHADGLTYIVPICYAYHQGCIFGRTAEGLKLKMMRENPDVCFQVEHVETMAKWESVICWGKFKELSKAEDRLNAIRVLQGRVAAKVESDDLLQSSYWPFAISDSDNDGVLFCVELKQMTGRSSICRNEANRWRGRLPDTRENYFESL
- a CDS encoding response regulator is translated as MTKILLIEDNPEIRENMTEILELAGYEVFTAPNGKEGIDAALKELPNLILCDIMMPVLDGYGVLHLVQKHAQLQSVPFIFLTAKSERNEIRKGMESGADDYITKPFDSIELLNAIEIRLKKVELLKRPFQGNLEGVNELISVTYGKDYLEELRKDRNINRYKKKQIIYAEGNHPSRIYYIQKGKVKTFKRNDDGKELIVGLYAEGDFLGYLPLMEGRTYHETAEAMEDVELSIIPRSEFEELLGSNPAVMKKFMGILARNVDEKAEQLLAVAYNSLRKKVADTLVTLNRKYNKDQDESFHIDLSRENLAAIAGVAKESLIRMLSELKEENLINLEGRKIRILNYAKLETMFN
- the mgtA gene encoding magnesium-translocating P-type ATPase → MERFWLQDVRVLLTQLGSSWEGLSARSVSTLQKQQKAREKIGDRKPWVSNLLLLAAQYKSPLVMLLIFAVFLSISLQEYSEGVIIAIVLLLTGGLSFFQERTAGKAIEHLKQLTRIKACVKRDGIIRDVYFEEIVPGDIVLLNAGDIIPGDACILESNDLHLNEAALTGESFPVAKFAGNCSVTGPLSKISNAVFKGTNVTNGSATVLVVNTGRNTVLGKIGRSLQQAEGPTSFEKGIYKFGYLLMYLTFVISGIILIVNVLQGKPIFDSVLFALALAVGLTPELLPAIMTITLSAGAKRMARKKVIVRKLTALQNLGEMDLLCCDKTGTITTGIMALNNAVDIEGAQSAKVLLYVYLNAFFQSGFSNPIDEAIMKVTGCDVADYRKIGEVPYDFHRKRLSILVGNEHQCIMITKGAVHNIVGVCSMIETRTGKIALDHATARQIENAFETFSSQGYRTLGVCYKNLAADSRLSKDDEADMVFLGLITLSDVPKNGIAESISRLKAIGIGLKIITGDNRFVAGHLATQIGVNTESLICGGDMEQLSDDALREAVNRTHVFAEVLPEQKEKIVKLLRQTGHAVGYLGDGINDANALKTADVGISIDNAVDVAKEAADIVLLDRDIDVIRQGVEEGRRTFGNTMKYIYITISANFGNMLSMAVASLVLPFLPILPVQILLNNFLSDLPAIALASDNVDKETLLKPAKWNLKFISRFMFVFGLQSSIFDFITFGVLYWYFYTAPALLRTGWFIESLLSEIAILFVLRTRLFFFKSKPSKALLASSAFTLLLFLFILCTPVSRKFAFYSLPATILGIIILIVIAYMTAAEMTKKWMMNKIR
- a CDS encoding zinc-dependent alcohol dehydrogenase family protein, with product MRLPATINAMVLYQQGKPLQYTTLPMPQPQEGQVLVKVLACGVCRTDLHITDGALPDPKLPLVPGHEIVGYVVRAGREVQQLKEGDWVGIPWLGHTCGACSYCCSGRENLCDRAIYTGYNIDGGYATYTVAWEQFCFPLVESFHNAAAAPLLCAGLIGYRSYRKVPDTARRIGFYGFGAAAHLLLQLARFEGKEVYAFTRAGDTGGQQFARDCGATWVGDSLQDPPVPLDAAIIFAPQGALVPKALAAIDKSGVVVCAGIHMSDIPSFPYHLLWQERAICSVANLKRNDGREFLALASKVPVKASVRFFELRQANDALDALRNGSLQGAAVLVMPQGGQAGW
- a CDS encoding polysaccharide deacetylase family protein produces the protein MPVNTKLKPGACRQNVFLGCFIFVFLLSGGLGHKTDPIAAGTRVDKAYTAGYKFATNVTGSVSSKTRFRQPPVLCYHQVRNWVASDAKADRSYIVPVKTFHEQMSILNDSGYRAVLPDQWIAYRQRNEPLPQKTFILTFDDGTRSQFDHALPELDRLGYKAVFFIMTVAMDKNRYMTRKQIRRLAEEGHVIGCHTWDHHDVRFYKEADWQVQLVQPARLLEAVTGRPVRYFAYPFGSWNAAAVKQLINNNYKMGFQLYGPLDRETPEFTVRRILVDGGWSANRLMKAMAQFKAQNP